From Dendropsophus ebraccatus isolate aDenEbr1 chromosome 2, aDenEbr1.pat, whole genome shotgun sequence, a single genomic window includes:
- the ANKRD33B gene encoding ankyrin repeat domain-containing protein 33B, protein MPQRVDRTGLLVACYQGYVDIVIALSQCPHIDVNWQDNDGNTALITASQAGHITITNYLLNYYSDLDLEKRNIHGFTALMKASIQGRTDCVRALMLAGADIQAVDPNRGFTAREWARFTGRYDTAYLMQRLIDKPSPEQFSNQFQMEWPKMKELLAKAAEPKSCAQKISECFKSAFTFNYFNDPEEDGVLDHMVKITTSINSPFVAISCRTVCPDSPPCVGKRRYSVQEILRKQRANESRVLDKNRTKSYEKLFNNATVTVISKKKDRRASLQPHSSQRTDVKATRRTSLLPLNLLRRSSVRPGYIIPKVRITKAPTPTYYPEKMKRSSSAKDKTYLEIPKWRYKEIKEERKKAEEEALRKLKEAEKEKQKKIVKKRSFT, encoded by the exons ACTGGACTTCTTGTTGCATGTTATCAAGGTTATGTGGATATTGTTATAGCTCTGTCACAATGTCCTCATATTGATGTGAACTGGCAAGACAATGATGGGAACACCGCTCTTATAACAGCTTCACAAGCAg GACATATAACAATCACAAACTATTTGCTGAATTATTATTCTGACCTGGACCTTGAGAAGAGAAATATTCATGGATTTACAGCATTAATGAAAGCATCAATTCAAGGCAGAACAGACTGTGTTCGAGCTTTAATGTTAGCTG gtGCTGACATTCAAGCAGTGGATCCGAATCGTGGCTTCACCGCCAGAGAATGGGCAAGATTTACAGGGAGATATGATACAGCCTATCTTATGCAGAGACTGATAGACAAACCATCTCCAGAACAGTTTAGTAATCAAttccaaatggaatggcctaaaatGAAAGAACTCCTTGCCAAGGCTGCAGAACCAAAATCATGTGCACAGAAAATTTCAGAATGTTTTAAATCAGCATTtacttttaattattttaatgacCCTGAGGAGGATGGTGTGCTTGATCACATGGTAAAAATCACAACAAGCATCAACAGTCCATTTGTTGCAATTAGTTGCAGAACAGTGTGCCCTGATAGTCCACCATGTGTTGGGAAACGTAGGTACTCCGTGCAGGAGATTCTCAGAAAACAGAGAGCAAATGAAAGCAGAGTTTTAGACAAAAATCGCACAAAGTCTTATGAAAAACTTTTCAATAATGCAACAGTTACTGTAATTTCCAAGAAAAAGGATAGAAGAGCTAGTCTACAACCACATTCATCACAAAGAACTGATGTGAAGGCTACAAGAAGAACAAGTCTTTTACCATTAAATCTACTAAGAAGAAGCAGCGTGAGACCAGGGTACATAATACCAAAAGTTCGCATCACCAAGGCTCCCACACCAACATACTATCCTGAGAAAATGAAAAGAAGTAGCTCTGCCAAGGACAAAACCTACTTAGAGATCCCAAAATGGCGCTACAAGGAGATAaaagaagagagaaagaaagcAGAAGAAGAGGCTCTCAGAAAACTTAAAGAAGCTGAAaaggagaaacaaaaaaagattgttaaaaaaagaagttttacttaa